The Streptomyces lienomycini sequence CCCGTGACGCCTTCGACGCCGCCATCTTCTACGGCGAGATCTTCGACTGGGCGTCGGGGAAGGGCTGCTGCGAGGTCCGGTACGAGGGCGACGAGGTGGTCCTGCGCCAGGAGGGCGAGGTGGTGGCCCGTATCGAGTCGGGAGCCCTCGGCGCCGCGCCCGACCCGGCCGTGCGGCCGCACTGGCAGATCCACTTCGCCGTCGAGGACGTCGTGGCCTGCGCGCGCGCCGCGGAGCGGCACGGCGGCAGCGTCCTGTCCCTCGGCGCCAACGAGGCGGTCCTCCGGGACGCCGACGGCGCGCAGTTCACGGTGACCGCGCGCCGCCTCGGCAGCTGACCTCACCGGCTCACCGGCCGGTGCGGGACGGCCGGGAGAGCAGCACCAGGCTGCGCTGCTCGACGGTCAGCCGGGTGCCCGCCTTGTGTTCGGCCTCGTCGGGGACGCCCTCCGGGTCGGCGGTGTCGACCAGGGTCGTCCAGCGTTCGCCGTAGCCGGCGCCGGGCAGCCGGAAGTCGGCCGGCTCCCAGTGGCTGTTGAGCAGCAGCAGGAAGGAGTCGTCGACCACGCGCCGGCCGCGGGGATCGGGCTCGGCGATGGCGTCGCCGTTGAGGAAGACGCCGACGGTGTGGGCGTCGGGGCGCTGCCAGTCGTCGTCGGTCATCTCCCGGGCGTCCGGCCGCAGCCACACCAGGTCGGGCAGCGGTTGCTCCGCGCGGGTGACCGTCTCGCCGCGGAAGTAGCGGCGCCGGCGCAGCACGGGGTGGTCGGCGCGCAGGGCGATGAGACGCCGGGCGAAGTCCAGCAGCGCGCGCTGCTCCTCGTTCAGCCGCCAGTCGATCCAGGAGATCTCGTTGTCCTGGCAGTAGGCGTTGTTGTTGCCGCGCTGGGTGCGGCCCAGTTCGTCGCCGTGGCAGAGCATCGGGATGCCCTGCGAGAGCAGGAGGGTGGCCAGGAAGTTGCGCTGCTGGCGTCCGCGCAGTTCCCGGACGGCCGGGTCCTTCGTGCCTCCCTCCGCACCGCAGTTCCAGGACCGGTTGTGGCTCTCGCCGTCCTGGTTGTCCTCGCCGTTGGCCTCGTTGTGCTTGTCGTTGTACGAGACCAGGTCGCGCAGCGTGAACCCGTCGTGCGCGGTGACGAAGTTGACGCTGGCGCGGGGGCGGCGCCGGCTGTGCTGGTAGAGGTCGGAGGAGCCGGTCAGCCGGGAGGCGAACTCACCGAGGGTGTTGTCCTCCGCGCGCCAGAAGTCCCGTACGGCGTCGCGGTACTTGCCGTTCCACTCCGACCACAGCTGCGGGAAGTTGCCCACCTGGTAGCCGCCCTCGCCCACGTCCCAGGGCTCGGCGATCAGCTTGACGCGGCTGATCACGGGGTCCTGCTGGATGAGGTCGAAGAACGCGGAGAGCCGGTCCACCTCGTGGAACTGCCGGGCGAGGGTGGCGGCGAGGTCGAAGCGGAAGCCGTCGACGTGCATCTCGGTCACCCAGTACCGCAGCGAGTCCATGATGAGCTGGAGCACGTAGGGGTGGCGCATCAGCAGGCTGTTGCCGGTGCCGGTGGTGTCGTAGTAGTGCTGCCAGTCTCCGTCAACGAGGCGGTAGTACGAGGCGTTGTCGATGCCGCGGAAGGAGAGGGTGGGGCCCCTCTCGTTGCCCTCGGCGGTGTGGTTGTAGACCACGTCGAGGATCACTTCGAGGCCGGCCTCGTGCAGGGTCTTGACCATCGACTTGAACTCGCTGACCTGCTGGCCGCGGGTACCGAGGGCGGCGTAGCCGTTGTGGGGCGCGAAGAAGCCGATGGTGTTGTAGCCCCAGTAGTTGGACAGGCCCCTGTCCTGGAGCACCCCGTCGTGCACGAACTGGTGCACGGGCA is a genomic window containing:
- the glgX gene encoding glycogen debranching protein GlgX, with product MTRARPNWKGSPVWSGHPYPLGAAYDGQGTNFALFSEVAERVDLVLVDDDGNHSSIPLPDVDGFVWHCYLPGVGPGQRYGYRVHGPWAPAVGHRCNPAKLLLDPYTRAVDGLVDNHASLFERAKGRADPGDSAGHTMLGVVTDPFFDWGDDRPPRRPYSESVIYEAHVRGLSRTHPDVPEELRGTYAGLAHPAVVEHLTSLGATAVELMPVHQFVHDGVLQDRGLSNYWGYNTIGFFAPHNGYAALGTRGQQVSEFKSMVKTLHEAGLEVILDVVYNHTAEGNERGPTLSFRGIDNASYYRLVDGDWQHYYDTTGTGNSLLMRHPYVLQLIMDSLRYWVTEMHVDGFRFDLAATLARQFHEVDRLSAFFDLIQQDPVISRVKLIAEPWDVGEGGYQVGNFPQLWSEWNGKYRDAVRDFWRAEDNTLGEFASRLTGSSDLYQHSRRRPRASVNFVTAHDGFTLRDLVSYNDKHNEANGEDNQDGESHNRSWNCGAEGGTKDPAVRELRGRQQRNFLATLLLSQGIPMLCHGDELGRTQRGNNNAYCQDNEISWIDWRLNEEQRALLDFARRLIALRADHPVLRRRRYFRGETVTRAEQPLPDLVWLRPDAREMTDDDWQRPDAHTVGVFLNGDAIAEPDPRGRRVVDDSFLLLLNSHWEPADFRLPGAGYGERWTTLVDTADPEGVPDEAEHKAGTRLTVEQRSLVLLSRPSRTGR